The Elaeis guineensis isolate ETL-2024a chromosome 11, EG11, whole genome shotgun sequence genomic interval TCATCCGTCTCCCTCCTATGGCTCTCCAACTGTCCTCCTCCTCTTGCTCTCTCCTACCAGCCACAACAACAACCCTGTCCTGCTGATCCTTCTTCTCAGAATTCTGCACAGGGATCACGTCCACGTTCTCCACCACCGTCATAGATGCTGTGACAGTCCTGAAGACTGTTTTTTCCACCAATGGTCTCTCCATCGGTACCTTCGATCTCGCTGGCGACATCACCATCCCCGTCTGGCAAAGCTTCAACCATCCTGCACCTGGGCGCTGCCTTACGAGCTCGGCTTCTTTTGCTCCAACGCCAGCATCGCTTGTTTCCTCACCATCTGGTATGCCTCCCTCTCCATTCGCATTGTCGTTTGGGTCGCCAACTGCGCTGCCCCGGTCTCCCGCCGCATTGACTCACCCTCCGCCCTTCTCACCCATCGCGGCAGCCTTCTTGCTGTCACCGACTCCTCCGGCTCCCTCCTCTGGCTCTCCGACAACCCCCGACTTCATCAGCCTCAGTACCCACCTCATCGACATCGACTCCACCGCATGCGCATCCATATTTTTCTGCTGCATTTTTTTACTgtttttccatcctcaagagtTCGATCAGGTGGGAGGCTTGAAGCGAATGAAGCTTCTTCCGAAACTCTTTCAATCCTCCCACATCCCACTCCACGCAGTTTCACTCCACAtggcaaaataatttttatctatgtaACAAACGGAGACAACCCAACACGGTTCCTcggttttattttatatatatatatatatatatatatatatatatatatatatatatatatatatatatatatatacacacgcagTTATTTTATTAATTACTTTACGCAGTTATTTTATTTtacacaaaaaattatttaattattcatATTGCAGAgaatttctatatatatatatatatatatatatatatattatatatatatatatatatatatatatatgattccaCCAAAGAATTACTTTACGCAGTTATTTTATTTtacacaaaaaattatttaattattcatATTGCAGAGAATTTCtttatcagaaaaaaaagaaGCCCAGCACGAGAAGGATCTGGCGTAACCCGGGAGAAGGATATACGCAGCACGCGACCGACCAAAATCCGTCTCTCCATCACTTCCCTTCCTCCCGTTCCTCCCAACCGAAACGTAATTAAAACAATCGATCGAAGAAAGCAGAgacaagaagaagaaagggaagaTGCCGAAGAAGATGGGGGTAAACTCGAAGGCGGAGGCGGCCCGCGCCCGGCGCGGCGCGGCGGAGGCGGAACGCAAGGAGCGCGAGACCCACGAGAAGGAGGAGCAGTACTGGCGCGCCGCCGAGGGCCCCAAGTCCCGCGCCGCCAAGAAGCGTGAGGACGAGGCCGAGAAGCGCGCGGAGGCCGCCACCCGCAAGGCGGAGAACCGCAAGATCGCCGAGATCGAGCAGCAAGAACTGGAGAAATCCGGCCGCAAGCCCGACCGCAAGGCCAGCCGCGTCTCCATCCCCGTCCCCAAGGTCACCGAGGTCGAGCTCGAGCGCCGCCGTGAGGAGGAGCGCCAGCGCATCCTCCGGAACGCCGAGGCCGCCAAGAAACGCGAGACCCGCACCGCCGATGAGGAGGAGTACGAGCGGTTGATCCTCGTCGCCAACACCAACCGCGACGACTCCGTCATCGAGGCCCACTCCGTCGAGGACGCCATCGCTCGCATGGCCATCACCGAGCCCTCGCTCCCCCCCGATCGCCACCCTGAGAGGAGGCTCAAGGCCTCTTTCAAGGTACTGCTCATCACCTCCTGATCTTTAATATCTGTCAAATTACCTCTATTGGTATCTTAATATATCCTTTCCTCAAGTGATGTGAATGCCTTTTATATGCTCTGTATGTCTCCTATAGTTGCCTAGCAAGAAAAGAGCCTAAATTGCTGATCATCCTGACACTGAACAAATCAATCCTCTTAGGTTATTaccattattcataatttttgtttTTCCATCCTTTTTTTAGAACTTCGTGATATAagttatatttttaattctatgatAGTTGGTACAAAAACTGCTTTGCCTGATGCGCTTAATTTCTATGTGATATTCCAGACCCGAATTTGGTACTTAATCTAAATGTAATTGCCTACTTTTTCacttcattttaaattaatttattattatgtcACATTGAAATGAGGAAACACTTCAAAAGTTCTATCTCATTCCTATAGAGACTTCTTCATGAATGTTTAACCTTTTCATCTTTCTTTGGACTTCCAATTTTCACCAAAATTCTGTTGTTCGCTCTTAATTAGCTTAACTTGATATGTATCTCTTGTTTTCTGTTCCATCGTCTTGGTTAATCCACATATTTCATTCTTGCCTTATTTAAACAGAACTTGTCATCAACACAGTTGCTTGTTTAGAATTTTGGCCTTGTTCACTTTCCTCTCTGCATCAGTCTACCCTCCTTATGTCTTTTGGAGTCCTTGATGTCTTTTCATGCAACTGTTTAAAACAAATCCCTCCTTGATTACTTCTTGTACCTTGCAATTTTGTCATTAGGTTTCATTATACTCATCTTTTAGTTTATACAAAATGAAGCTGTGGTTTCTTTAAATGTAATGTGATAATATGTCTAGTCA includes:
- the LOC105032475 gene encoding uncharacterized protein isoform X1, yielding MPKKMGVNSKAEAARARRGAAEAERKERETHEKEEQYWRAAEGPKSRAAKKREDEAEKRAEAATRKAENRKIAEIEQQELEKSGRKPDRKASRVSIPVPKVTEVELERRREEERQRILRNAEAAKKRETRTADEEEYERLILVANTNRDDSVIEAHSVEDAIARMAITEPSLPPDRHPERRLKASFKAFEEAELAKLKEEKPGLTLNQYKDMIWKLWKKSPDNPLNQVYLRENGC
- the LOC105032475 gene encoding uncharacterized protein isoform X2, coding for MPKKMGVNSKAEAARARRGAAEAERKERETHEKEEQYWRAAEGPKSRAAKKREDEAEKRAEAATRKAENRKIAEIEQQELEKSGRKPDRKASRVSIPVPKVTEVELERRREEERQRILRNAEAAKKRETRTADEEEYERLILVANTNRDDSVIEAHSVEDAIARMAITEPSLPPDRHPERRLKASFKAFEEAELAKLKEEKPGLTLNQYKDMIWKLWKKSPDNPLNQVAE